A stretch of DNA from Granulicella pectinivorans:
CGGGACGGTAGGTGAGCGTGTAGAAGCTCTCGCCGTCGCGAACGGTGGTGCCGATCTCCGCATCGACGTCGTTGCGTCCGTAGAGCGCCTTGCCTCCAGTGGCGGTTGCGAGCTTGGCGAACTGGTAGTTGCCACCCATAGGATCGTTGAACTCGGCAGCGGAGCCGTAGGTGTTGTTCACCTGAATGCCAGCGGGATCGATGGTGTAGAGCGTGATGCGGGCGTCACGCATCATGTTCACGCACTGCTGCACCATGGAGTTGACGCGGTTCTGGCCATCGATGGGGGAGTTTGCAAAGTTGAACGGTGGGAAGCCGCGGCCGATCCAAATCATGTTCTTGTGGCCGATATGGCCCTGGGTCGCCTCGGCGACGCGCATCAGGGTGCCGAAGGCGGTCCCGTAGCGCTCGGCGATCCAGGCGAACTGGTGCGCCTGCCAGGGGTAGGCGACAAAGTGATGGTCAAGTGAGTCGATCAACTCCTGCTTGTTCTGCGTGTAGTCATGGACGACGGTGAACTTTTCGAGGCTGACGGAGAGGAGCATGGTCGGCGTCGTCAGCTTGTCGGGCTGCTTTTCGAGGAACTTCTTCAGCGAGTAGCGGGCGAAGGCCATGTCTTCGAAGCGGGTGTTGAACTCGTCCAGCAGGATGATGTTGACCGGCGCGCGAGGCGCGACCTTGTCGAGATCCTGCGTTGAGTTGATGCTGACGGTTTCGGCGTCGGGGATGTGCGCGCCGGTCTCCTCGAAGTTGAGGATGGTCTGGTCTTCCTTGGCTTCGGTGACGTGGAACTCACTGCGCTTCAGGTCCTTGACGACGTTGCCCTTGGCGTCGTGAACGACGACGTCGAGGATGACCAGCGGGGCGTAGCGGCGGATAGTGTACATGCCGTTGGCGTCTGGCGCGGGGGGCTGATACGCGGGCCGGGGAGCGGACTGGGTTGCGGGTACCGTGATGGTGGGTGGAGGAGCCTGGGGCGCGGGGGCCTGTGGAGCAGGCGTAGCCGGGGCGGATTCGGCAGGCTGCTGCGCGTTGAGGGGAAGGGTCGCGGCGAGGAAGGCGAGGGGCAGAAGACGCAGGTTCATTGTGCCTCGTACGGTAACCGTTTTGGAATTCACTGGGGAGGGCGACACGCTCAACCGGCTTCCGGGGCGGTCAGCCCCGGAGAAGGTAAAGCCGGGGAGGACTTCCTCGTAGGAAACACAGGCATCGTAACAAAGATGCGGTCTGCAAGAGATTTATTTTCAACGTCTCCCGGATCTTCTCCGAGACCGCTACCGTGCCCAGTATCCGGTTCGAGCGGCCACCGTGGCCTCGTTCGCCTGGTGCAGCACCTGAACCTCGATGCGGTGGAAGCCGGGTTGAGCCGAACTTGGGCGGAAGCTGAGGGTGTAACGGTTGGGGATGTGGTTGGCCAAGAGCGTGAGCTGGCGTTCGAGATCGTTCTTGTTCGCGAAGGAGAGGTTTTCTCCTCCTGAAAGCGAAGCGATACCGGCGGCGGTGTCGGCCTGCACGGCTTTGAGCGCCATGCCGAGCGGCGTACCGAGGTCGAAGGTACCGGTGACCGCCGGGAGGTTCGGCGACAACGTGTAGGGTGGATTGCCATGACGCGGCTTGGTGAACTGGTCCTTCAGCCAGGTCTTCGAAGGGGAGAAAGACACGCTGTAGATGGTGGTGTTGCTCTCTCCGAGGCGTTCGATAATCTGTTCGGGGCGTGCCTTGCTGCCCTCGTCGTGGGTCTGGCTGAGCAACAGGATGATGCGGCGGTAGCCTTCGGGCTGACGCTTGAGGACGTCGATCGCGGTGGACACGGCATCCAGCAGGGCGGCGCCGGAGTCGCCCGCGACCGGGTGCGCGAAGGCGTCGTCAAGGCCATCGTGACGGACCGGAAAGTCCCATATCTCCTCGGGCTGGCTATCGAAGGTGATGAGGCCGACCTTGTGCGGCGACGCACCCATCATGTACTCGAGCATGGTGCCGACGTCGCGATAGTACGGAAACTGGCGCGGCGCGCTGCCGCCGGTCTGGAGGAGCACGATCACGGCCAGCGGCTGCCGCTCCATGTGTTCGGCGGCGATCTTCTGTTCGACTCCGTTGTCGGCAAGGCGGAAATCGCTGGCGGTCAAGTCCAGCAGGAGGTCACCCGCTGCGTTGCGCACCAGCGTGGGCACGAGAACGAGATTCGACGTCGCGTGCAGGGTTGAGACATCCTGCGCGTGAGCCGCCAGACTAAGGAGAGACGCCAGCGCTAGACAGCAAGTCCGCATAACGGTTAGACGCCCGTCTTGCCGGACGGGCGCCCTGAGTGGGCGGCAGGCACGTCCGGCAGGACAGAGCACTACCAGTCCATGCGTTTGCGCAGGTGGGTGATATGCGCCACATGATGCCGCGAGTGCCAGGCATAGATCAAGGTCGCCATCTCGATGGTCGTGGGTCCGTTGACCGGATGGAGAAACGACCGCTGCAACTGCGCCTCGGTGAGCGACTGCGAGAGCATCACCCAACGAGCGTGCAGGCCCTCCAGCAGGGTCAACGACCAGTGAATGGGAGCTGCGGAATCGTGCAGCATGGCCCAGAGGTTCTCGTCGTACGGCTTGATGACGGGATCCTTCTCGGTCAGCGCGAAACGGATGCGGCAGAACGCGTTCATGTGGCTGTCGGCGATGTGATGGACGAGCTGCCGAACGGTCCAGCCGCCATCGCGGTAGGGCGTATCCAGTTGCCCGGAGTCCAGTCCTTTGGTCGCGTTCGTGAGGTTCGTGGGCAGATTTCCCAGAGTGAAGATGGCGTACTGCACATCGTCGTTGGTTACGATGTCGGGACGCTGGAAGCTTCCAATGGGGTAACGGGGGTCTTTGGTCTCGGAAGAAGAGGTCGTCATAAGGGCTCGTCGTTTCTTTTCGGTCGAGATGCGAACGCAGGCGATGGATGTAGGCTTTGGATGAGACGGTCGCACCCGTGCGCGTGTCTTGCACCATCTTTTCACGAGGAGTTCGAATGCGGATAGCAATAGTGAGTTTGATGATGGCGCTGGGTGGAATCGCGTCGTGCGGAAAGAAGGCGGATCCGGCCGTTGCGGGTTCGAACGTTGTAAGACCCGTGGCGATGGTGGACCCTCCGATCAAAGACTACGTCGGCTTCGACCGAAACGACTATCCCGGCGACGACGCCATGGCCGAGCTAAAAAAGCAGTTCGCCTATACCGGCTACTGGCTTACCCCGCCCCCGGGCGAGACGGTCAATGGGTGGGTCGGCAAGCGCGAGATCCTCAAAGCGCAGGGATATGGCTTCCTTGTGCTGGCGAATGGCCGGTTCGATCAACAGATCAAGGCGGCGAAGATGTCGCCGGAAGCGTTAGGGAAAAAGGATGCGGCGGCGGCCATCGCGGCGGCGAAGGCCGAGGGCTTTCCCGCAAAGACGATTCTCTTTCTGGATCAGGAGGAAGGTGGGCGGCTGCTGGCAGAGCAGGCTGGGTACCTGTTTGGATGGACGGAGGCTATCGCTGCGTCCGATTTCCGTCCTGGGGTCTATGCGAGCGGACAGCCCGCTCCGGATGAACCTGGAAAGACGATTACGACGATTCAGGACATTCGCGAACACATTGCGAAGGATCACCTGCATCCGATTGCGATCTGGGTGTATCAGGATGCGTGTGCCCCCGCGGGTCCGGCTCCGGGATGCGTGATTACGCCGCCCTCGAAGGACGCGAGCGGCACCCCGGAAGTGATGGTTTGGCAGTACGCCCAAAGCCCGCGTCGCCCCGAGGTGACACAATCCTGCGCGAAGACCTATGGCACGGACGGTAACTGCTACGCGCCGGGTTCGAAGCTGCTGATCGACATGAATGTGGCCGGCTCGGCGGATCCAAGCCACGGACGTTAGTGTGTGCTCTGCCTGGTGCGGAGCTCCTGGTTGCGAAGCAGAAGCTCCGAGACCAGGAGCTGCAGGCGAATGTTTTCGCGCTGCAGCTCCGCCACCAGACTGCTCAGGGACTCGGGCGTGTGCTGCCCTGGGACGATAGGCTCGATCGAATGCCCCATCATGCCACCGGCGCCTGTTCGGTGGTGTGGTTCTCACGGGGTCCGCATGGCCATCCGCCGCGACGTCCGCGAAAGCCGGACCGGAAGCGTTCCTGCTCTTCGGGGGTCATCTTGGCCCAGCGTTCTTCCATAGAGTGGCGCTTCCAGCCGCGGCCGCCGCCGTGCCGATGGAAGCCGCCGAAGAGGAGCTTGCTGAGCAGGATGAGGCCAAGTGACTGGGTGAAGGTGATGGTGTGGAGGTTGAAGAGATCTGGCATGAGCCAGTTCCAGAGATGCATGACGACTTCGCCGAAGACGACTGCGGCGACGACCACCATGAGTGCGATTTTGAGTGCTTTCCAGGGTCCGTAACGGTGCATGGGGTTCCTCATTCCTGAACGAATTGCCGGTTGATCTCCTCAAGCCGCCGGCGCAGATGCAGCACGGCGTAGCGTTTGCGCGAGAGGAGCGTGTTGATGCTGGTGCCGGTCTCGTCGGACATCTCTTTGAAGGAGCGGCCTTCGAGCTCATGCGCTAGGAAGACTTCGCGCTGCTCTTCGGGGAGCTCCTCGAGGGCGTCGTCGAGGGAGTCAAGCAGAAGGGTGCGGGCGTAGATGGCGTCCGGGCCGTCGTCTTCGGAGGGAAGGAGATCGAGCAGGGTGGCTCCGTCCTTGTCCGTGAAGGCCGGTTCGTCGAGCGACGCGGGCTTCTGCTTGCGAAACAGATCGGTGATGCGATTGCGGGCGACGCGATAGAGCCACGCGGTCACCTGTTCTACGGGCTTCATGATGCGGTAGGTCTGGATGAGCTCATAGAAGACATCCTGCAGAATGTCCTCGGCGTCTCCGGTATCGAAGACGCGCTTGCCTATGAAGCTGCGCAGCCGGGGGGTGTCCTGCTCGATCGCTTCCGCGATGAACTGGTCCTGCTCGGCGATGGTCCATTCCTGCGCTGCCATGTTGGTCCCTTTATAGGCCTCGGGCGAGATGGCTTGCCTGGGGTATGAAGGTGTTAACGGATGGGAGTGGGGGATATTGCACGCATCGCGAATCTTTCTGAAATTTCGGAGGGGAAAAGTGAGCGGCGGAGGAGGGCCGTATCGCAAAGTTGCCGTCGGCCCATGCGTAGCCTATCATAGGGAAAGATGACAATTCCCGTAACCGACCACAAACGTTACTTTATCGATAAGTTGGGGATCTCGGAACGGTTGATGGAGCGCTGCCTGGGGGAGGCACTCTCCGCCGGTGGTGAATACGCAGACCTTTATTTTGAGTCGGTTACGTCCACCTCGCTAGGTGTCGATGAATCGATGGTTAAAACCGCGAGCCAGGGGATTTCGGTTGGCTGCGGCGTTCGGGTGTTGTCCGGTGAGCGCACGGGATATGCCTACACGGATGATCTTTCGTCGGAAAAGCTGCTGAAGGCGGCTCGGACAGCGGCGCTGATCGCCAGCGGTCCGGCCAAGGAGCTGATGAGCGGGTTCCGCGCTTCGCCTGAGGGGACTTCACTTTATCCCGTTGCGGGAGCCGAGAGCGATACCGAGATTGCCGCGAAGCTGAAGCTGATTGAGCGTGCCGATAAGGCTGCTCGCGCGTATGACCCGCGGATTACGCAGGTTCGCGCGGGGATCAACGATGAGCTGCGGCGGATTCTGGTGGCGGCGTCGGATGGCACGTTCGCTTCTGACACCCAGCCGCTCGCCCGCTTGAATGTGTTTGTCATCGCCAAGGACGGCGCGAATACTTCGCGTGGCACCTCCGGCGGCGGTGGGCGCGTGATGCTCGACTTCTTCGAGGGCGACAAGTCTCCAGAGCATTTTGCGAGTGAAGCGGCTCGTACGGCGATTCTTCAACTGGACGCGGTTGAGGCTCCGGCTGGTGAGATGGAGGTTGTGCTCGGGCCGGGATGGCCGGGTGTACTTCTCCATGAAGCCGTTGGGCATGGGCTTGAGGCGGATTTCAACCGGAAGAAGACCTCCGCGTTTGCGGGTTTGATTGGACAGCAGGTTGCCAGCTCGAAGGTGACCGTGGTTGACAACGGGACGATGGCCAATCGGCGCGGATCGTTGAATATCGATGATGAAGGCAATCCTACGCAGGAGACCGTGCTGATCGAGAACGGCATTCTGAAGGGGTTTCTGTCGGACAAGTTGAACTCGCGTTTGATGGGCATGCCGAATACTGGCTCCGGACGGCGGGAGAGCTACCACCATATCCCCATGCCGCGCATGACGAATACGTACATGCTGAACGGCGAGGATATGCCCGAGGACATCATCAAGAGTGTGAAGCGCGGGCTGTATGCCGTGAACTTCGGCGGCGGGCAGGTGGATATTACGAACGGCAAGTTTGTGTTTTC
This window harbors:
- a CDS encoding RNA polymerase sigma factor, producing MAAQEWTIAEQDQFIAEAIEQDTPRLRSFIGKRVFDTGDAEDILQDVFYELIQTYRIMKPVEQVTAWLYRVARNRITDLFRKQKPASLDEPAFTDKDGATLLDLLPSEDDGPDAIYARTLLLDSLDDALEELPEEQREVFLAHELEGRSFKEMSDETGTSINTLLSRKRYAVLHLRRRLEEINRQFVQE
- a CDS encoding VWA domain-containing protein, with product MRTCCLALASLLSLAAHAQDVSTLHATSNLVLVPTLVRNAAGDLLLDLTASDFRLADNGVEQKIAAEHMERQPLAVIVLLQTGGSAPRQFPYYRDVGTMLEYMMGASPHKVGLITFDSQPEEIWDFPVRHDGLDDAFAHPVAGDSGAALLDAVSTAIDVLKRQPEGYRRIILLLSQTHDEGSKARPEQIIERLGESNTTIYSVSFSPSKTWLKDQFTKPRHGNPPYTLSPNLPAVTGTFDLGTPLGMALKAVQADTAAGIASLSGGENLSFANKNDLERQLTLLANHIPNRYTLSFRPSSAQPGFHRIEVQVLHQANEATVAARTGYWAR
- a CDS encoding glycoside hydrolase domain-containing protein encodes the protein MRIAIVSLMMALGGIASCGKKADPAVAGSNVVRPVAMVDPPIKDYVGFDRNDYPGDDAMAELKKQFAYTGYWLTPPPGETVNGWVGKREILKAQGYGFLVLANGRFDQQIKAAKMSPEALGKKDAAAAIAAAKAEGFPAKTILFLDQEEGGRLLAEQAGYLFGWTEAIAASDFRPGVYASGQPAPDEPGKTITTIQDIREHIAKDHLHPIAIWVYQDACAPAGPAPGCVITPPSKDASGTPEVMVWQYAQSPRRPEVTQSCAKTYGTDGNCYAPGSKLLIDMNVAGSADPSHGR
- the tldD gene encoding metalloprotease TldD, whose translation is MTIPVTDHKRYFIDKLGISERLMERCLGEALSAGGEYADLYFESVTSTSLGVDESMVKTASQGISVGCGVRVLSGERTGYAYTDDLSSEKLLKAARTAALIASGPAKELMSGFRASPEGTSLYPVAGAESDTEIAAKLKLIERADKAARAYDPRITQVRAGINDELRRILVAASDGTFASDTQPLARLNVFVIAKDGANTSRGTSGGGGRVMLDFFEGDKSPEHFASEAARTAILQLDAVEAPAGEMEVVLGPGWPGVLLHEAVGHGLEADFNRKKTSAFAGLIGQQVASSKVTVVDNGTMANRRGSLNIDDEGNPTQETVLIENGILKGFLSDKLNSRLMGMPNTGSGRRESYHHIPMPRMTNTYMLNGEDMPEDIIKSVKRGLYAVNFGGGQVDITNGKFVFSASEAYLIEDGRVTRPVKGATLIGNGPEALKYVSMVGNDLALDEGIGTCGKAGQSVPVGVGMPTVKLDRMTVGGTGK
- a CDS encoding YfiT family bacillithiol transferase — encoded protein: MTTSSSETKDPRYPIGSFQRPDIVTNDDVQYAIFTLGNLPTNLTNATKGLDSGQLDTPYRDGGWTVRQLVHHIADSHMNAFCRIRFALTEKDPVIKPYDENLWAMLHDSAAPIHWSLTLLEGLHARWVMLSQSLTEAQLQRSFLHPVNGPTTIEMATLIYAWHSRHHVAHITHLRKRMDW
- a CDS encoding VWA domain-containing protein, which gives rise to MNLRLLPLAFLAATLPLNAQQPAESAPATPAPQAPAPQAPPPTITVPATQSAPRPAYQPPAPDANGMYTIRRYAPLVILDVVVHDAKGNVVKDLKRSEFHVTEAKEDQTILNFEETGAHIPDAETVSINSTQDLDKVAPRAPVNIILLDEFNTRFEDMAFARYSLKKFLEKQPDKLTTPTMLLSVSLEKFTVVHDYTQNKQELIDSLDHHFVAYPWQAHQFAWIAERYGTAFGTLMRVAEATQGHIGHKNMIWIGRGFPPFNFANSPIDGQNRVNSMVQQCVNMMRDARITLYTIDPAGIQVNNTYGSAAEFNDPMGGNYQFAKLATATGGKALYGRNDVDAEIGTTVRDGESFYTLTYRPGNTSLDPQKFRKIKITLDRPGLIATTREGYYLQGGPAPVNPEKPSRRLAFDLVSAGSSTMVYDAVPVTVIPSPTEPDSYKVHVDAKGLVWTLPTDTDPRHADLVLMVSTFDKKGKELKRTANAMKISLPREAPATDRIEHSVDLPAKVEHDSKAVRVRFVVRVSQTGRMGTADVNLPAK